A genomic region of Trueperaceae bacterium contains the following coding sequences:
- a CDS encoding DUF4010 domain-containing protein has protein sequence MDFDLPSEPASIIWSLLVATLLGFLIGLERERKRETQGSIFAGIRTFPLISLYGAVTGQLMDDAGPMLLVAAFLALAVLVALAYWRETAGEKIGGTTEVAVLLAFGLGVMAGSELIVPALAGGVIATGVLSLRQELRHLSAAATRQDLFAVVQFAAVSLVVLPLVPDETFGPWGVWNPRTIWLLVVFISGVSFVGYVLSKWIGARRGIGISGLLGGLASSTAVTLSFSEQSKQRPQLAPVYVVGALAASAVMAPRLVAILGLVQPALILPALLPLAAIFIVSAAGTLLALRSSARSDASSAKIANPFELRTALQFALLFAIVLLIARAAQEYLGATGVYLASIIAGVTQLDAITLSLATQVSDGLDPVVGARGLALAAAANSIFKAGLGLTLGAKAFGRGVLVTLLVAAAAGVAVAFLVPLPSG, from the coding sequence ATGGATTTCGACCTCCCGTCAGAGCCCGCATCCATCATCTGGTCACTCCTGGTGGCGACACTCCTCGGCTTCCTCATCGGACTCGAACGGGAGCGCAAACGCGAGACCCAGGGCTCGATCTTCGCCGGAATCAGGACCTTCCCGCTCATCTCCCTCTACGGCGCGGTCACCGGCCAGCTGATGGACGACGCCGGACCGATGCTGCTGGTAGCGGCGTTCCTCGCGCTGGCGGTGCTGGTAGCGCTCGCCTACTGGCGCGAAACCGCGGGCGAGAAGATCGGCGGTACCACCGAGGTAGCGGTACTGCTCGCCTTCGGCCTCGGGGTGATGGCCGGAAGCGAACTGATCGTGCCGGCGTTGGCGGGTGGGGTCATCGCCACCGGCGTGCTGTCGCTTAGGCAGGAGCTGCGCCACCTCTCCGCCGCCGCCACCAGGCAGGACCTCTTCGCCGTGGTGCAGTTCGCAGCCGTCAGCCTGGTCGTCCTCCCACTGGTGCCGGATGAGACATTCGGCCCCTGGGGAGTCTGGAACCCCCGCACCATCTGGTTGCTCGTGGTCTTCATCTCGGGCGTGTCGTTCGTAGGCTACGTCCTGTCGAAGTGGATCGGGGCGCGCAGAGGGATCGGCATCTCGGGCCTCCTCGGTGGGCTCGCCTCGAGCACCGCCGTGACGCTCTCCTTCAGTGAGCAGAGCAAGCAGCGACCGCAACTTGCGCCCGTCTACGTCGTCGGGGCTCTGGCGGCGTCGGCCGTCATGGCGCCACGGCTGGTCGCCATCCTCGGACTGGTTCAACCGGCGCTGATCCTGCCCGCGCTGCTGCCGCTGGCGGCTATCTTCATCGTCTCGGCGGCAGGGACGCTGCTGGCACTGAGGAGCAGCGCCAGAAGCGACGCCAGCAGCGCTAAGATCGCCAACCCTTTCGAACTGAGGACGGCACTGCAGTTCGCGCTCCTCTTCGCCATCGTGCTGCTCATCGCCCGTGCCGCACAGGAGTACCTGGGCGCGACCGGCGTCTACCTGGCCAGCATCATCGCCGGGGTCACCCAGCTCGACGCCATCACGCTCTCCCTGGCGACCCAGGTGAGCGATGGCCTCGACCCGGTGGTGGGAGCCCGCGGACTCGCTCTGGCGGCAGCCGCGAACTCGATCTTCAAGGCAGGCCTGGGACTCACACTGGGCGCCAAAGCGTTCGGCCGTGGAGTGCTGGTCACCCTGCTCGTCGCCGCGGCCGCCGGCGTCGCCGTAGCGTTCCTGGTGCCCCTGCCCAGCGGCTGA
- a CDS encoding ATP-binding protein: MPHPGRRGAGHHGRGRTFHPGRRPWGLRRRLTFAFAFVALAAVGLTTWLTLGAVFEAQHALFGGGPGAEERVQAPPSAAQRPAGAQPEGWEEHRFGPPWWLGGDAAPRWFDDSAEGVDAGGPPWTDPEFAVAREAFFGVSRTAFLAAVISFLLAVVAAAFVTRRITRPLTALTRGAERLGAGERGIRLDLPPSRDELRRLTEAFNDLVAGLERQEAWRRDMVADVAHDLRTPLSVLRSEIEAMQDGVTRVDAHGLDRLHGEVMMMARLVADLRDLSLAESGALELDRQETQLAPFLHDVAASFALRAGRAGTEVRVVDTPNDLCAEIDRLRLRQLLANLVDNAIRHAGSGPIELSAAERERGVTIRVRDHGAGLSDEAIGRIFERFYRLDPSRSRTGSDSTGSGLGLAIAKALAEAHGGRIEAGNHPEGGAVFSVWLPAREEVEHD, translated from the coding sequence GTGCCGCATCCCGGACGACGGGGCGCAGGTCACCATGGCCGTGGCCGAACCTTTCACCCTGGCCGGCGCCCGTGGGGCCTGCGCCGTCGCCTCACCTTCGCGTTCGCGTTCGTCGCCCTGGCGGCGGTCGGACTCACCACCTGGCTCACCCTTGGTGCCGTCTTCGAGGCGCAGCACGCGCTCTTCGGCGGGGGACCGGGCGCCGAAGAGCGCGTGCAGGCGCCGCCATCGGCGGCTCAGCGGCCGGCAGGGGCCCAGCCGGAGGGGTGGGAAGAACATCGCTTCGGCCCGCCGTGGTGGCTGGGTGGAGACGCCGCGCCTCGCTGGTTCGACGACAGCGCCGAGGGCGTAGACGCTGGCGGCCCACCCTGGACCGACCCCGAGTTCGCCGTCGCCCGGGAGGCTTTCTTCGGCGTCAGCCGGACCGCCTTCCTGGCGGCCGTCATCTCATTCCTGCTGGCGGTGGTCGCGGCGGCCTTCGTCACCAGACGGATAACCCGGCCGCTTACCGCCCTCACTCGCGGCGCCGAACGCCTGGGAGCAGGGGAGCGCGGCATCCGCCTGGATCTCCCGCCGTCCCGGGATGAGCTCAGACGGCTCACCGAGGCGTTCAACGACCTCGTGGCGGGGCTGGAGCGCCAGGAGGCGTGGCGTCGCGACATGGTCGCCGACGTAGCTCACGACTTGCGCACGCCGCTCTCCGTCCTGCGCAGCGAGATCGAGGCGATGCAGGACGGCGTGACCCGGGTCGACGCTCACGGCCTGGACCGCCTGCACGGCGAAGTGATGATGATGGCTCGCCTGGTCGCCGACCTGCGAGACCTCTCGCTGGCAGAGAGCGGCGCGCTCGAGCTCGACCGCCAGGAGACCCAGCTGGCTCCTTTCCTGCACGACGTGGCAGCATCCTTCGCCCTGCGCGCCGGCCGGGCCGGCACCGAAGTGCGAGTCGTGGACACCCCCAACGACCTCTGCGCCGAGATCGACCGGTTGCGCCTCCGGCAGCTGCTCGCCAATCTCGTCGACAACGCCATCCGTCACGCCGGTTCCGGGCCGATCGAGCTGAGCGCGGCCGAGCGCGAGCGGGGAGTGACCATCCGGGTCCGTGATCATGGAGCGGGACTGTCCGACGAAGCGATAGGCCGCATATTCGAACGCTTCTACCGGCTCGATCCGTCACGAAGCCGGACGGGTTCAGATTCGACGGGCTCGGGGCTCGGGTTGGCCATAGCCAAGGCCCTCGCCGAGGCTCACGGGGGCCGCATCGAAGCCGGCAACCACCCGGAAGGCGGAGCCGTCTTCTCGGTCTGGTTGCCCGCACGCGAGGAGGTCGAACATGACTGA
- a CDS encoding response regulator transcription factor, with protein MEATILIVEDEARLAEILEEYLRLEGFRTERAKDGARALELWRAAKPDLILLDLMLPEVDGLEVARRVRAESDLPIIMLTARDEEVDKLVGLGLGADDYVVKPYSPREVVARIKAVLRRTSGGTVRPRRFRCGRLEVDLDRYLVSCDGTSVNATSSEIRLLAELAREPGVVKRRAELLAEVGDPERWADERTVDAHVKNLRRKLGECGEALETVRGVGYRLREG; from the coding sequence GTGGAAGCCACCATCCTCATCGTCGAAGACGAAGCGAGGCTTGCGGAAATCCTCGAGGAGTACCTTCGCCTCGAGGGTTTCCGTACCGAACGCGCCAAGGACGGGGCGAGAGCGCTCGAACTGTGGCGCGCCGCGAAGCCGGATCTCATCCTGCTCGACCTGATGTTGCCCGAGGTCGACGGCCTCGAGGTTGCCCGTCGAGTCCGAGCCGAGTCCGACCTCCCGATAATCATGCTCACCGCCCGTGACGAAGAGGTCGACAAGCTGGTGGGGCTGGGCCTCGGCGCCGACGACTACGTGGTGAAGCCGTACAGCCCTCGCGAAGTCGTCGCGCGTATCAAGGCGGTTCTGCGTAGGACGTCCGGCGGGACCGTTCGGCCCCGTAGGTTCAGGTGCGGCCGCCTTGAAGTCGACCTCGATCGCTATCTCGTCAGTTGCGACGGCACGTCCGTCAATGCCACCAGCAGCGAGATCCGACTGCTGGCCGAACTCGCTCGCGAACCAGGCGTGGTGAAGCGGCGAGCCGAGCTGCTCGCCGAAGTCGGGGACCCGGAGCGCTGGGCCGACGAGCGTACGGTCGACGCCCACGTGAAGAACCTGAGGCGAAAGCTGGGGGAGTGCGGTGAGGCGCTGGAGACGGTGCGTGGAGTCGGCTACCGGTTGCGGGAGGGCTGA
- a CDS encoding alpha/beta fold hydrolase: MLLWSLLTLAVVVLAGVFALGWVMSNRYLVPQPYSLMAEFEIVGVDDDGTGEGYIVTLPRTAEPSQFSDVSKEGLYNLLWEGGYGSLGPVLRDDGEQVVRRVENVTGEPPQPGDPARLDVTIFRRDPLLDHGIPFEELVLEGDAGSLHAWWIDQGSSRAVLALHGRRRADRTETLRIVPTLVEEGWSVMALAYRNHDRSDPSPDGLYHYGASEADDALVAVRALAERGVEQVVLYGFSMGGAVALETVGRWPQDAPELAGIVLDSPLLDPREVIRKGARDAGLPLPELVADISLVVARVRTGVNWGSLDQRRSAHLIEVPVLLIAGTGDETIPIGLVDEFARGIGAPLEYLRLEGVEHVEGWNRARARYEEAVTQFLAGAVERDSEVRSKQTD; this comes from the coding sequence ATGCTCCTCTGGTCGCTGCTCACGCTGGCGGTCGTGGTACTCGCCGGCGTCTTCGCGTTGGGTTGGGTGATGTCGAACCGTTATCTGGTTCCCCAGCCCTACTCGCTGATGGCCGAGTTCGAGATCGTCGGAGTGGACGACGACGGTACCGGCGAGGGCTACATCGTCACCCTGCCCCGGACCGCCGAGCCGAGCCAGTTCTCGGATGTGAGCAAGGAGGGGCTATACAACCTCCTCTGGGAAGGCGGCTACGGGTCCCTGGGACCGGTGCTGCGCGACGACGGAGAGCAGGTCGTGCGCCGCGTGGAGAACGTGACAGGCGAGCCGCCGCAACCGGGCGATCCCGCGAGACTCGATGTCACCATCTTCCGGCGAGACCCCCTGCTGGACCACGGGATCCCGTTCGAGGAGCTAGTGCTCGAAGGCGACGCCGGGAGCCTTCACGCCTGGTGGATCGATCAGGGCAGCAGCCGGGCCGTCCTGGCGCTGCACGGGCGGCGGCGTGCCGATCGTACCGAAACCCTCAGGATCGTGCCCACTCTGGTCGAAGAGGGCTGGTCGGTCATGGCGCTGGCGTACCGCAACCACGACCGGAGCGACCCCAGCCCGGACGGCCTCTACCACTATGGGGCGAGCGAGGCCGATGACGCACTGGTGGCAGTGCGGGCACTCGCCGAGAGAGGCGTGGAGCAGGTCGTCCTGTACGGATTCTCCATGGGTGGAGCGGTCGCCCTCGAGACCGTTGGGCGTTGGCCCCAGGACGCCCCGGAACTCGCTGGGATCGTTCTCGACTCACCCCTGCTCGACCCACGGGAGGTCATCCGCAAGGGCGCCCGGGATGCCGGCCTGCCTCTGCCCGAACTCGTCGCCGATATCTCGCTGGTTGTCGCCAGGGTGCGCACGGGAGTGAACTGGGGTTCGCTGGACCAGCGGAGATCGGCCCACCTCATCGAGGTTCCGGTGCTGCTCATCGCCGGCACCGGCGACGAGACGATCCCGATCGGACTGGTCGACGAGTTCGCGAGAGGGATCGGTGCGCCGCTCGAATACCTCCGCCTCGAGGGTGTGGAGCACGTCGAGGGATGGAACCGGGCGAGGGCGCGCTACGAAGAGGCAGTGACGCAGTTCCTGGCCGGAGCCGTGGAGCGCGACAGCGAGGTCCGGTCGAAGCAAACCGACTGA
- a CDS encoding alpha-ketoacid dehydrogenase subunit beta: MTMQTIVQTIARTLDQEMSQDERVVVMGEDVGKRGGVFLATENLFDKYGPDRVIDTPLSEAAIIGAAVGMAVHGMRPVAEIQFADYVYPGFDQLVSQAAKLRYRSGGQFSAPMVVRMPAGGGVGGGHHHSQNPESHFVHTAGLKVVYPSTPIDTRGLLRTAIRDEDPVVFMEPKRLYRAVKEEIPEDDDTLIPLGQARVRREGDDVVLVSYGGSMGETLKAADELERQDVSAHVIDLRSLMPWDRSTVLEAVARVGRVVLVSEAPRSLGFMSEVSATITEQVLDSLLAPPMRVTGFDIPYPFAYDREYLPGPNRILAAVQQVLDY; the protein is encoded by the coding sequence ATGACCATGCAAACCATCGTGCAGACCATCGCCCGCACGCTCGACCAGGAGATGAGCCAGGACGAGCGCGTGGTGGTTATGGGAGAGGACGTCGGCAAGCGGGGCGGGGTCTTCCTTGCAACCGAGAACCTCTTCGACAAGTACGGTCCCGATCGCGTGATCGACACACCCCTTTCCGAGGCGGCCATCATCGGTGCGGCCGTCGGCATGGCGGTCCACGGGATGCGCCCGGTTGCAGAGATACAGTTCGCCGACTACGTCTACCCGGGATTCGACCAGCTCGTCTCCCAGGCGGCCAAGCTGCGCTACCGCTCCGGTGGTCAGTTCTCGGCCCCGATGGTCGTCCGGATGCCCGCGGGCGGCGGGGTGGGAGGGGGGCACCACCACTCCCAGAACCCCGAGTCGCACTTCGTGCATACCGCCGGATTGAAGGTCGTCTACCCGTCCACCCCCATCGACACTCGGGGCCTGCTCCGCACCGCCATCCGTGACGAAGACCCGGTCGTGTTCATGGAACCCAAGCGGCTCTACCGGGCGGTGAAGGAGGAGATCCCGGAGGACGACGACACCCTCATCCCCCTAGGGCAAGCCCGCGTACGCCGGGAAGGCGATGACGTAGTGCTCGTCTCCTACGGGGGCAGCATGGGCGAGACCCTGAAGGCCGCCGATGAGCTGGAACGCCAGGACGTCTCTGCCCACGTCATCGACCTGCGCTCGCTCATGCCCTGGGACCGCTCTACGGTCCTCGAGGCGGTGGCCCGCGTAGGCAGGGTGGTGCTGGTGAGCGAAGCCCCGCGCAGCCTGGGGTTCATGTCCGAGGTTTCGGCGACGATCACGGAACAGGTCCTCGACTCCCTGCTGGCCCCTCCGATGAGGGTGACCGGTTTCGACATCCCCTACCCCTTCGCCTACGACCGCGAGTACCTGCCGGGTCCCAACCGCATTCTGGCGGCCGTCCAGCAGGTCCTCGACTATTGA
- a CDS encoding citrate/2-methylcitrate synthase, whose product MEDTIYRGLNGVNIDTSEICSIDGMKGELIYRGYDIRELADKATFEEVICLLWDGELPNRSQLERFREQLTPRFAVPAEVFDLIRCLPRDTGTMHALRTAVSALAGFDRNPDDVSLDNVRRIGTRLVAQFPTVTAAIERIRQGLEPVAPDPDLGIAANFLYMLTGEPPSAAAVRVMDVALVLHAEHGSNASTFVARSTASTLTDVYSAITAAVASLKGPLHGGANAGVMKTLEQIGNVDGVEQYVLDTLAQPHGRVMGFGHRVYRVVDPRARILKEVAHDLAEESGDSKWFDMGLEMERVMEREMEKRGKQVRPNVDFYSASVYRMLGFPIDMYTPIFAVARISGWMAHLYEQYADNQIMRPRLVYEGPRGKTFVPIEQR is encoded by the coding sequence ATGGAAGACACTATCTATCGCGGGCTCAACGGCGTGAACATCGACACCAGCGAGATCTGCTCCATCGACGGGATGAAGGGCGAGCTGATCTATCGCGGCTACGATATCCGCGAACTCGCCGACAAGGCCACCTTCGAAGAGGTCATCTGTCTTCTCTGGGACGGGGAACTTCCCAACCGGTCACAGTTGGAGAGGTTCCGGGAGCAGCTCACCCCTCGCTTCGCCGTGCCCGCCGAAGTCTTCGATCTGATCCGCTGCCTCCCTCGCGACACCGGCACGATGCACGCCCTGCGAACCGCGGTCTCGGCGCTCGCCGGCTTCGACCGGAACCCGGACGACGTGAGCCTCGATAACGTCCGTCGCATCGGCACCCGCCTCGTCGCCCAGTTCCCCACCGTCACCGCTGCCATCGAACGGATCAGGCAGGGGCTCGAGCCGGTAGCGCCGGATCCCGACCTGGGGATAGCGGCCAACTTCCTCTACATGCTCACGGGCGAGCCACCCAGCGCCGCGGCCGTTCGCGTGATGGACGTGGCTCTGGTGCTCCACGCCGAGCACGGTTCCAACGCCTCGACGTTCGTGGCCCGCTCGACCGCGTCCACCCTCACCGACGTCTACAGCGCGATAACGGCCGCCGTCGCCTCGCTCAAGGGACCCCTGCACGGCGGCGCCAACGCCGGAGTGATGAAGACGCTGGAGCAGATCGGAAACGTCGACGGCGTCGAGCAGTACGTCCTCGACACGCTGGCGCAGCCGCACGGCCGGGTGATGGGCTTCGGTCACCGCGTCTACCGGGTCGTCGACCCGCGGGCTCGCATCCTGAAGGAGGTCGCTCACGACCTTGCCGAGGAGTCGGGTGACTCGAAGTGGTTCGACATGGGCCTGGAGATGGAACGGGTGATGGAGAGGGAGATGGAGAAGCGGGGCAAGCAGGTGCGGCCCAACGTCGACTTCTACTCGGCCTCCGTCTATCGCATGCTGGGCTTCCCGATCGACATGTATACCCCGATATTCGCCGTCGCCCGCATCTCCGGGTGGATGGCGCACCTCTACGAGCAGTACGCCGACAATCAGATAATGCGGCCAAGGCTCGTCTACGAGGGGCCACGCGGCAAGACCTTCGTCCCCATAGAGCAGCGCTGA
- a CDS encoding adenylosuccinate synthase: MPGVAVIGAQWGDEGKGKVVDALAAEADFVVRYSGGANAGHTVVVGDDVFKLHHLPCGTLHDKPVSILGGGMVIDPWAFVEEYDAFTKRRDPGEVYISREAHLVLPHHKKNDEGGGFVGTTGRGIGPCYSDKARRVGVRAGDLLDDEVLRERLLRLIEAKPNSTARVGWTGVDAAMEELAGVRERLIRMIRDTGAMVRGALAEGKRVMFEGGQGTMLDLGYGTYPYVTSSHPTVAGIVAGAGVSHKALDQVYGVVKAFTTRVGHGPFPTELEGEEAARLRGSGSNQWDEFGTTTGRARRVGWLDLPQLRYASEINGFDGLVVTKLDVLSGLEKVKVCHDYVDGVPQYRELPGWGDLKGLGSRESLPKEVVDYLKLIEEATGVGVVMFSTSPDRQDTYGRIAWGQP, encoded by the coding sequence ATGCCAGGAGTCGCGGTTATCGGCGCGCAGTGGGGTGATGAGGGCAAGGGGAAGGTAGTCGACGCTCTGGCGGCAGAGGCCGACTTCGTCGTTCGCTACTCGGGAGGGGCCAACGCAGGCCACACGGTCGTCGTCGGCGACGACGTATTCAAGTTGCACCACCTGCCGTGCGGCACGCTCCACGACAAGCCGGTCTCGATCCTGGGCGGCGGGATGGTCATCGACCCATGGGCGTTCGTCGAGGAGTACGACGCCTTCACGAAGCGGCGCGACCCGGGTGAGGTATACATCTCGCGCGAGGCCCACCTCGTCCTCCCGCATCACAAGAAGAACGACGAGGGAGGCGGCTTCGTGGGCACCACCGGTCGCGGCATCGGACCCTGTTACAGCGACAAGGCCCGGCGCGTGGGGGTGAGGGCCGGCGATCTCCTCGATGACGAGGTGCTGCGCGAGCGGTTGCTCAGGCTGATCGAAGCGAAGCCGAACTCCACCGCCAGGGTGGGCTGGACCGGGGTCGACGCGGCCATGGAGGAGCTGGCAGGCGTGCGCGAACGCCTCATCCGCATGATCCGAGACACCGGGGCGATGGTGCGCGGAGCGCTCGCCGAGGGCAAACGGGTGATGTTCGAGGGGGGCCAGGGAACGATGCTCGATCTCGGTTACGGCACCTACCCCTACGTGACCAGCTCTCATCCCACGGTAGCCGGGATAGTGGCCGGAGCAGGAGTGTCCCACAAGGCCCTCGACCAGGTCTACGGCGTGGTCAAGGCGTTCACGACCAGGGTCGGGCATGGGCCGTTCCCCACCGAACTGGAAGGCGAGGAGGCGGCCAGGCTCCGCGGCAGCGGAAGCAACCAGTGGGACGAGTTCGGCACCACGACGGGACGAGCGCGTCGGGTCGGCTGGCTCGACCTGCCGCAGCTGCGCTACGCGAGCGAGATCAACGGCTTCGACGGGCTGGTAGTTACCAAGCTGGACGTGTTGAGCGGGCTGGAGAAGGTGAAGGTGTGCCACGACTACGTCGATGGGGTGCCCCAGTATCGTGAGCTGCCGGGCTGGGGCGACCTGAAGGGCCTTGGTAGCAGGGAGTCTCTGCCCAAGGAGGTCGTCGACTACCTGAAGCTCATCGAGGAAGCGACCGGCGTGGGCGTGGTCATGTTCTCCACCAGTCCCGACCGCCAGGACACCTACGGCCGTATCGCCTGGGGCCAGCCGTGA
- a CDS encoding dihydrolipoamide acetyltransferase family protein, with protein MPREFLLPELAESVVEGEIVRWLVEEGDTVTEDQPIVEVMTDKVTVELPSPYTGVLQKQLVAAGDVVEVHKPIALFADDAGGESPAKSESGEIAEQKQRAAGGDGATSKPAAAEGEDDGDRLSLFRPSKEAEEGPALQVRKRSAPGGDTRPSSRPTGPYGRVLAVPAARKLARELGVDIERVEGSGPNGRVRVDDVRAHAQEAPSGARPAAPTAQERGALEERIPVRGLRRAISQQMVTSHLQSVRTLHVDEADVSGLVSLRKRLKPLAEKRGAKLSYLPFIMKATVAALKAYPMLNASLDEDAGEIVRKHYYNLGLAVATDSGLVVPVVHDVDSKSVVELAVELQAKAQRARDGKLTTEDVKGGTFSITNIGSLGGLFSFPIINVPEAAILGVHSIKKRPVVLEDDSIVAREMLYLSLSFDHRLVDGAEAAMFTSYLIEILETPESLLLDL; from the coding sequence ATGCCCAGAGAATTCCTGCTGCCCGAGCTGGCCGAGTCGGTAGTCGAAGGCGAGATCGTCCGCTGGCTGGTGGAGGAAGGCGACACCGTCACCGAAGACCAGCCGATCGTAGAGGTGATGACCGACAAAGTCACCGTCGAACTGCCCAGCCCTTACACCGGCGTTCTGCAGAAGCAACTGGTGGCCGCCGGCGACGTGGTCGAGGTGCACAAACCGATCGCCCTCTTCGCAGATGACGCCGGCGGAGAGTCGCCGGCGAAGAGCGAGTCGGGGGAGATCGCCGAGCAGAAGCAGAGGGCCGCCGGTGGCGATGGTGCGACGTCCAAGCCGGCCGCCGCCGAAGGAGAGGACGACGGCGACCGGCTGAGCCTCTTCCGGCCCTCGAAGGAGGCGGAGGAGGGTCCGGCCCTGCAGGTACGCAAACGTTCCGCGCCCGGCGGCGACACCCGGCCTTCGAGTCGCCCGACCGGACCGTATGGCCGAGTGCTCGCCGTGCCCGCGGCGCGCAAGTTGGCCCGCGAACTGGGGGTGGACATCGAGAGGGTCGAAGGGAGCGGGCCGAACGGCCGGGTGCGGGTCGACGATGTTCGCGCCCACGCGCAGGAAGCCCCTTCCGGCGCAAGGCCGGCAGCACCGACGGCGCAGGAGCGTGGGGCGCTCGAGGAGCGGATCCCGGTGCGGGGACTCAGGCGCGCGATAAGCCAGCAGATGGTGACCTCGCACCTCCAGTCGGTCCGAACCCTGCACGTGGACGAGGCCGACGTCAGCGGACTCGTCTCTCTGCGCAAGCGCCTGAAGCCCTTGGCGGAGAAGCGAGGCGCGAAGCTCTCCTACCTGCCTTTCATCATGAAGGCGACCGTCGCCGCCCTGAAGGCGTACCCCATGCTCAACGCCTCGCTCGACGAGGACGCGGGCGAGATCGTTCGCAAGCACTACTACAACCTGGGCCTGGCCGTGGCCACCGACAGCGGCCTGGTCGTGCCGGTGGTCCACGACGTCGACAGCAAGAGCGTCGTCGAACTGGCCGTGGAGCTCCAGGCGAAGGCGCAGCGGGCTCGAGACGGCAAGCTCACCACGGAGGACGTGAAGGGCGGCACCTTCTCGATCACCAACATAGGTTCGCTGGGCGGACTCTTCTCGTTCCCGATAATCAACGTGCCCGAGGCCGCCATCCTGGGCGTCCACTCGATCAAGAAGCGGCCGGTGGTGCTGGAGGACGATAGCATCGTGGCCCGCGAGATGCTCTACCTGAGCCTCTCGTTCGACCACCGCCTGGTCGACGGCGCCGAGGCAGCGATGTTCACGAGTTACCTGATCGAGATCCTCGAGACGCCGGAGAGCCTGCTGCTCGACCTTTGA
- a CDS encoding thiamine pyrophosphate-dependent dehydrogenase E1 component subunit alpha: protein MIKGSPSFQPFSEKPISLIGENGEWTGSFDLTLDDGELESFYRDLVAARVLDERLVRLQRMGKISFVAPSSGHEGPQVAVARSVRKGRDWLYPYYRDTALVMALGVPVAETVGQMMATRADPNKGRQMPAHAGSKELNVFAVASPIASHIAPAVGTAISMKLQGKGDVVVTTFGEGATSEGDFHAAINFAGAQGAPIVFVCQNNRYAISVGYNRQTAAENIAAKARAYGMPGYTVDGMDPLACYYVIREAVERAREGVGPALVEANVYRYGPHSPADDDTRYRPAEEVESWRKRDPLIRMRRFLEKRGLWDDDQEKKMREEIDEEQRKAVQQAEASGKVPREWMFDDVYSEVPEHLAEQRDSLG, encoded by the coding sequence ATGATCAAGGGCTCACCAAGCTTCCAGCCCTTTTCCGAGAAGCCTATCTCGCTCATCGGCGAGAACGGCGAGTGGACCGGGTCTTTCGACCTCACGCTCGATGACGGCGAGCTTGAGAGCTTCTACCGCGATCTGGTGGCGGCCCGGGTGCTCGACGAGCGGCTCGTCAGGCTGCAACGGATGGGCAAGATCAGCTTCGTCGCGCCGTCGTCGGGACACGAGGGACCGCAGGTGGCCGTCGCCCGATCGGTCAGGAAGGGGCGCGACTGGCTCTACCCCTACTACCGGGATACCGCCCTGGTAATGGCCTTGGGCGTGCCGGTCGCGGAGACCGTGGGCCAGATGATGGCGACTCGAGCCGACCCCAACAAGGGCCGTCAGATGCCCGCCCATGCCGGTTCGAAGGAGCTGAACGTCTTCGCGGTCGCTTCTCCGATCGCTTCGCACATCGCACCGGCCGTCGGCACCGCCATCAGCATGAAGCTGCAGGGCAAGGGGGACGTGGTGGTGACCACCTTCGGCGAAGGCGCCACCTCGGAGGGCGACTTCCACGCCGCTATCAACTTCGCCGGGGCTCAGGGCGCGCCGATCGTTTTCGTCTGCCAGAACAACCGCTACGCGATCTCGGTCGGCTACAACCGCCAGACGGCAGCCGAGAACATCGCGGCCAAGGCGCGTGCCTACGGGATGCCCGGCTACACGGTGGACGGCATGGATCCGCTGGCGTGCTACTACGTGATCCGGGAGGCCGTCGAGCGCGCCCGCGAGGGTGTGGGCCCCGCCCTCGTCGAGGCCAACGTCTACCGTTACGGGCCGCACTCGCCGGCTGACGACGACACCCGCTACCGTCCGGCGGAAGAGGTCGAGTCGTGGCGCAAGCGCGACCCCCTCATCCGGATGCGCCGGTTCCTGGAGAAGCGTGGCCTGTGGGACGACGACCAGGAGAAGAAGATGCGCGAGGAGATCGACGAGGAGCAGCGCAAGGCGGTCCAGCAGGCGGAAGCGAGCGGCAAGGTGCCGCGCGAGTGGATGTTCGACGACGTCTATTCCGAGGTGCCGGAGCACCTCGCAGAGCAGAGAGATAGCCTCGGCTGA